The Hoplias malabaricus isolate fHopMal1 chromosome X2, fHopMal1.hap1, whole genome shotgun sequence genomic interval ggtaaattacacatactccacctcctttgcctgatattcttgggctatgtgcataattatagcctaggggggaggcttcatttagtgctaaatattcatttggtctaacccacattTCCGTGAGacaaaaaacattgaatttatgatcacttataatatcatttacgatgagtgcttttgagtttagtgatcttatgttgagtaacccaaattttagttcccCAAATTTttgtatatatgttttattgtatatataattttttatatgtCCCCAAACATATATGACCTTGGAGACCCTAGGTCAAAGGGTCAGTGACTTATAAGCTGGAGAAAAAGGTCACATATTACGAAAATGGCATCTAGGACCCAATGGTAACCTCTTAAccgcttaaggtggaacagtgataattccaccttaactgcCATAGAAAACTAATTGAATCACCAATGTGGCATCTAGGACCCAGTGGTGATATTTTCCCCTAACCTCCCAActgcttaaggtggaatgcaGTAATTCCACCTTAACTACCACTGCCACAGGTGTAACGGTTTCAATTGGggcattaaggtggaactacactATACTACATTAACTGAGTAAGGGGAAAACATTACCTTTGGTCCTGGTGGTCCTTTGGTAAGCCCAGGATGGTGGTCCACACGATGGATCCCCTCGGGTGGATCTACCCAAGTCTACCTTAAGCATTCATCAGGGGAAAACATTACCTTTGGGTCCTGGTACCACATCGGTAATACAATGGGTTTCAGTGGGAACTGTTAATGGGGATTACTGGTAAATGTATTGTGATGGTTGTTAAAACAATGGTCCACCTAGAATATTTATCACCAGCTGGTAGAGTCGTACACTGTATAAAGAAAGCATTATCTACAGCATCCGCCTTGTGCCAGGATCATTGTCCCAACAGGAAAGTGATGTCAACACATACTTTATACTTACATACGTAAACAGAATGTGCTAGTATCATTTGCTGCCTGATTGGCTACTGAGTGGGCAGGGTACTGATTGGTGAGTGAGTGCACAGCGTGCTGATTGGCTAGTCAGCTCAGCcataaaacacatttctgaGATTTCTGAGATTTGAGCTTGTAACGTCAGTGTTGCACATAGACatacaaagtgtgtgtgagtctgtatCACAGACATGTGAAACCTCACTGTCGAAAATCTGCAAATGTCATTTGGTGGTGCAAAAGTTATTCACACATGCAGAAAATGTTTCTACAGCTGCAAATCTTTATTACACATAATTTGTGAGGAATGTTCACACATTCAGAATTGTGTATTCACACTGAAAGTTAATTTGAATTATAGACTATGAAGTTTGGGTTGCTGTGCAGTGtggaaacattttctgaatgttttggACTTCTGGAACAAGAGGAaattgtgatgtttgttttaatattgttGTAAACAATTGTAAATATGGATTTGTTCTTATGTTGTGTTACtgtagtaaatataaataaggaTTAATGTTAATAACTGAATTTCCCACTATGTTCCTTCTGCTCAATCCCAAACCACACATAATACGTAATGTGGAAAATGTGAATAAGAAGCTGCTAACTAAGTACAAATATTGTATATAGTATAAAAATTATAAGTCCTTTACTCCACATGCTAAATTGCAGAGTGAAACTGAAACGTTCAGGATCAATACAATATAatgtaacaaaacacaaaccttAGCTCAGACCATGGTCCagattttcttttgttaaaaATGCCCTCACATTTACTGGAGAAATcatacaaaatgtaattttaaactcacaaaatgtaaaaaatgaaagaaggaatgagaaaaacagaaaagaacaaTAAAACCTTAAAGCTACAAAAAGGATCAATGAAATCAAAAGTGAATGCAGAATATTAAAGTCCCATAACTGCAGACTCTTTACACCACCCTCTGTCCCTTCAGCAGAACGTCTCTGTCCACAGAAATATTATTCATCGGATGATGTTGAAAACTTAATGAAGAATATTATACCATACGCAGAGATGGGAATTGAAACACTGCCTTACTGCCAAAAGCAAACTTAGTGCAGAAAGGTGTGAATAAACAAGACAGTATTTGGGGTGGCTGTGTAAGGAGATTCAAGGGCACCACACACTTCCAGATACCCTACAAACAACAATACATCTCGCTACACACCAagcccagacacacacaccagcaaataaacaatttaaaaccCTATTAACAACTTAAAAACTATTAATATATTATCAAAAAAAGCCCCAAAACTACAAACATGGGGAGCATGGTGAGTCTCTGGTTCGACTACAGTATTAATCAAGAGTTTGTTCCTCTTCGCCGTCTCTTCTTTGGCAAATAGCCATgagaatattagtgaggtcagacactgatgataggtgattagttctggtcTTTCATACCATCCCAAATGTACTAAAGCCCCagcactacagagaacacagttccactgctccacagcccaacgcAGAGGAGCTTTATACTCTTCTGGCATACTCTTGCCCTTGTGACCTTAGGTTCTTGTGCAGTTTCTCAAAAGCATCCTATTTTATTGGTCTGCATAGTACCTGTGTACACAGCAGAGCATCTCTATGACAAACTTTGCTGAATGTACTCATTAGAAGGCTCATAGCTTTGTGCACATGCATTGTGCAGTGTTTGGTTCACTAAAGCTGCCCAGAGCACAGTTAACTGCCCATAAATGAGTAATAGTTTGATCTGTACAAGTCACCACCTGCTCTATTAATAAACATTACTTAATATTGTGTATTCAAATGTTGCCATTATTGAAATTACCACATGGTTTATTACACTATTAGACATTAGGATTAATGTCACGATTTCTTAATCCCACTCTCTGTGTTCAGCAGATCCTTCAGATGAATCTGTGTTCACAGAGGTCATCTTCTCTCAGGTGGACTTTCCGTCTGCAGGTCAGTTCCAGTGCTGTCTTTTACCTGGGACtgcataataaattatttatattgatatttactgttttgtttttgtatttgcagaaaacgAAGGGAATGGAAATGACGATGATGTCTTACATTCATTGCTTTTATTATAAATTCAGTAACAGTTTACATTAATGTTTGCTAATGAATCATGAATAATAGAATGAACAATGATTAATTTCCCATAATTTACTCAGTATTTAACTCTTCATTAGCTGTAATTAAGCATTAACTGTTAATTGATTAATTTACTATGCATTAGCAGTTCAGTGAACTGGTAATTAATAGGTGAGTTTATATCTCAATTACTCATTATCTGTGTAATAACTGCTACTTACTCCATTGTTAATAAATTAGTATGCTCATTCATGTAAAGAAGTAACATAATTACTTACTAGTACTTATACATTAATGCCActaattattctaattttcattcattattagtaaatataatattaattagtttattattaagTATATAGAGAAGCAGAAGATTTCCTGGAAAGAGTTGTGGGTGATAGAGGCAAGTCATATTAAGTTTTTTCTGGAAGCAACATATGACGTCCTTCCAACACCACACATTTATGTTATACATGCAAGTTTAGATCTATGCTATTTCACTTTATGGTTTAGCAATTTTTATCTATTCAATAATTGCTTTAAGACTGAAATCACAAATtgattttgtttctctctctttctatttatttttttaacattttccaTTAAAGAAAGAATTCAGCTTCACAACTGCAGTGGACTTGCTTTATCGTTTACTCCTTCATCTGAAAATAGAGACATGGTGTGTGAGGACGTCACTGTTTGTGTTCATACTAAACTCACAAATCTGGATGTGAATATAAAAGATCTGCTgaaaattacttttaaaatgcCATTTCAGCATCCAGTGGAATTAAAAACTGTAGAATGGTGTTCCCTTCCAAGCAGTCAGTAATTATATACTTCAAGAAGCCTGTTCTCCCATTTATAGAGATACAGCTCATACATGAGCATACAGCACGGTCTAAAGCAATTTGTGTTAGATTTGCTTCCTATTAATGAGTCTGGTTGagtttagtatttttttgggttaaGTGGTTGACTTTAGTTTCATTGTCATCATTTAATTAGAATGTTTCTGGGCCACATTAAATAGTGCTGCAGACTGCTTGACAGAAGTGAGCAAGTTCAGAGCAGGAATAAGAATGCAGAAGGTCATGTATATTTTGACAATTAAGTCCTTtttgttataatatataaaatccATACAGTCCTGCTCACTATTACTGGCACCCATGAAGTTTAAGTACATGAGGTGGAATGTCTCCTGGAAGAAAACAAATCAAGTGTAACAGCTTTTTTCTATAAATAACTTATGTTTGATACAAAAGAGCAAAGGATAACATAAAAAGggtaaaaaatagaaaaacctAACTTTGAACTGGTATAGACACCCTTTACAGTAAATCAGTATGGAAACACATTTTAACTCACCTGTGCTAAATTACAAATGAGAATCACCTGTGACAAATTGTCAGTGATCATGTGACATTGAATTATTACTCAGTGAATGATGGCTTcagttgtttttggtttttgttatgttttttgtttttttttaacatactaTTCCCTGTTCCTGTTTCACAATGGAAAAGACAAAGGAGTGGTCTGAGGACATCAGAAGTGCTATTATTAGCAAACACAAGATCTCCAAAGGGTATAAGGCCATCTTCAAAACCTTGGTATCCCTGTTTCAACAGTGCACAATGTTATTAAGAAATTTGTCAAGCATGAAACTGTCAAGAACCCCCCTGGACATTGAGGGAAGAGAAAAATTCATCAGCATTTTCTTTGAAAATTGGTGTGAATGGTGGAAAAAACACCATGTCAAACATCCACAGACCTGAAGACCCACCTGGAACAGTCTTGGGTCATGGTTTCAACAAATACCATTTGCTACACACTAAACCAAGCAGAGCTTTATGGGTGAAGgccaaggaaaaaaaacattgctgAAGAAAAGACATTAAAAAAGAACAGTTCATCTTTGCAAAAGAGTATCTGGACAAATGACAATCCTTCTGAGAAAATGTTCTGTGAACTGATTAAACCAAACTTTAttgcagtgcacaccaacagTCTGTTTACAGGGGAATGAAACCTATAAGGACACGTAAACTACAGTTAAGTATGGTGGAGGATCCATAATGCTTTGGGGCTGATTTTCTGCGTCAGGTACTGGAGGCCTTGACATTATCATATATTACCAAGAGATTTTGTCATGATGTACACTTCGGAGGCTTTCAagacaaggcaaggcaagtttatttatagtcacctttcatacaagagcaattcaaagtgctttacagaaaacacagttaaaatgaAAGCAAGAATAaagataatttaattaaaattattttaatacatacaAATATAGGAAATACATAAGAAAtagtaaacaaaaacatgatagaaattattaaatcaatttaaaaataatacaataaaataaaaacctggAATTTGAATACTGTGAAACAGTATCAAATTAATATACAGATATCTTCCATGAGTATAAATCAGGGACAGATGAAATGAGATGTAAGTTTATGCTACTAATGTCTAAGCTTGTAATAACATTACAAGACACTATGAACACTTCTTTTGGTCCATTGTATGTAGCAGTATGGTGGTTATTGCACTATTTAGTACTTTGAACAGAAGTGAGCTAAGCTTCTGGGAATGCCAGGATCTGGgagtgcatttgtttatataacCTCATCTCTACTGAGTATACCCTGGACAGATATAGTTTACATAATACTCTTTCTCCTGGCTACAATTTATCCATTCCTCGCTCCTGGGACCTGCATGAAAACAGCTGTAACACTTTCCGCTTCCCTTTAGAAAGTCTTAGTTTTTTATGTTGAGGCTTGGCTGTGATTGAAAACAGAGAGGCGTGCACAGAAAAGGAGAACcctgcacagaaaaaaaagtctCATGTCTTTGCAGAAGTAAGTTTTTGCAGAAAGATCTGGTACTGAGGATTTCTTGGGTTGTCTTTTATGTAAAGCTTATTATAGGTCTGTCCATAATTATTCTGTGATGTTTATGTCAGAGAACAATGAGGAACATTGCAAAGACTTCCATTTTGTCTTTTTGGGCTGACCATAGTGTGTGTACAAAAAATTAGAAATGCACATAAAACTGAAATACAAGCAAACATAAAATATCTTCCCACAAAGAGGGGCACTGTTGAAATATTGGCAGTGCTAAGGTTGTCCAAACGTTTGGTTCACAAAAGTTCACAATGATTATTTAGATGTGTTATATTAGGAAAGACAGAATAACTGTGCATTTAGTGGCTGTGTTTACTAATTCTCATCTAAATGAAAAAATGTGGCCCACATTTTCATATACAGCTGTAGATATTGTGGTGAACCATGAAGTCTGATGAGGAAGCATTCATTTTGTTATAACACAGGAAGATatttcactgttgttttcaACAAAATCTTGTCTTAAAGGGAGAAGTACATATTTGCTGAATATCTGGTAAGAACGGAAGTGGCCATCTTTCAAAAGTTAAAACCCTCGAGGTATTGTTCACTGAGGCAGAGAGATTATACTGGAACACGCATTGAGATTCACAACGCAGAAACATCATGaaattcattctttttcttACACTTGGTGTTCAACTAGCATCAGCAGGTGAGTCCAAACTCTTATATATTTATCCTGACTCACTGTTATAACATACACCAAATATTATGATCAAATTATAAGCTGTCTGTCTtcctttgtttaatttaatatcCTCCTGGGTATGCACATATGATATTTTGGAACAACTAATTTGtactaataatatttatatatgtgatataatatgtaatattttaaattacactTACATACATACTGAATATAATATGTCATTTTTGCCACTCCTCTAATGCAATTTAATTGTATTCATATGCTTGGTGTAGCATTGCAGTTGTACATTATTTTGTCCTATATTGAGTTACtgctttcttttgtttgtttaattattgtttattatttattattattaaaccttTTAAACAACGACCAAATTACTGTCTTAACAACAATTTAATCTCTGTTTACACAGTATAGAAATCTTTGGTCAGATATGTTTCACACAAAAGTTCCACACAAGAGTTAAGAAATCGGTCACAGCAAAACataagaagcagaaatgaaTATCCTGTTGCTAGTGCGCTAACACCAACTGAAACCTCATACACAGCAAAatctattagtgttaacttaacactgagaatgTTCAATTATTACACTAACCATGCTAATTTAAAACTAATagtgttgtaaataaatgtgtaaaagtgtaaaataaatttaacactggtgaatttgctgtgtagaaaTCTGAAGAAATGCAGTGGTATAAAAGTATCTATCTATTAATAACAATATCCATATTAGTTTGCTTTAattatgttttcattcattcattatctgtaagcgcttatccagttcagggtcgcggtgggtccatagcctacctggaatcattgggcgcaaggcgggaatacaccctggagggagtgccagtccttcacagggcaacacagaaacacatatacacacacatacatacatacttacacttttgagtcgccaatccacctaccaacgtgtgtttttttggactgtgggagggaaccggagcacccggaggaaacccatgcagacacggggagaacacaccaactcctcacagacagtcacccagagcgggaatcgaacccacaacctccaggtcaggtccctggagctgtgtggctgcgccaCCTGCCGCCCATAATTATGTTTGTActacaatattaatataatgtaaaCTAGTTGTGTACTCGCAGTTTGCTATTCATACTTCTAAAGTATACTTGAAATATAGTTTCATGAACTAAAATGTGGGCCATCTTAATCCTACCTAATACTGAAATAGTATACTTTCAAATATATTACTAGTGCACTTATATTGTAGTCATACTACATAAAATATACTTCAAAACAGCTTAAGTTTACttagtaaaatgtaatctgtaaaaaataatgttttttcatTATTCACAAGGGGATTTCAGCTTCTTGGCTAACTCACCATTCAGAATGCATACACAGTATACATAGTTAACATTATATTTTTTGACACACATTGAAACTGTGTGTGCAGTGCCCTATGGCTTTAGATTAGTTCCATGTGTCCATATGCCATAACGAGTTTGGGCCTTGTTTTCGGAACTGACGATTGTGTTCCACTCCCTCTGGATCAATCAATTATATGATCATTCTTTTAgccaaaaaaacccaaaatgcGAATACATATAGAGTAAACAATGCCTTGTGTCATGTTTTTCAAAGTCTGCGATTCCGtctagagatggggttttgcggCGTCACCATGAGAGACCAACACAAAGATTACAattttgaaaaacatgtataattttcggggcggcacggtggtgcagcaggtagtgtcgcagtcacacagcttcagggacctggaggatgtgggttcgattcccgctccgggtgactgtctgtgaggagtgtggtgtgttctccctgtatctgcgtgggtttcctccgggtgctccagtttcctcccacagtccaaaaacacacgttggttggtaggtggattggcgactccaggagtgtgtgtgtgtgtgtgtataggtgtgtctgtgttgccctgtggaggactggcgccccctccagggtgtattcctgcctctggacccaccgtgaccctgaattggataagcgcttacagataatgaatgaatgtataattttcGTCCCACTTCACAATTATGTGCTACTTTGTGCCGGTCTATTActtaaaatatcaataaaatgcATTTAGGTTTGTGGTTGTATTgtgacaaaatgtgaaaatttCAAGGGGTATGAATACTTTTGCAAGCCACTGTATAAACAGAGGATATTAGTTCTATTCTTGTTTTATACCTGACATTTAATAAccttaattataattaattgtgAAATGTCTTTTATACTGCACAATTTGCACTGTCCTTTAAactatttatataattaatctGGTCCTTATTATTCatgagacaaaactgatctgaAAATGGTAATATTTCCTGAGAATTGTTTCAGTTATCCTTTTCTTGTCTTGACAGTCTCCCACTCTCTCCAGTATTTCTACACTGCAGTAACTCCAGGAATACACTTCCCAGAGTTCACTTGTGTCGGTATGGTGGATGAAGAGCAGTTTGTTTACTATGACAGTAACATCATGAAAATGATCCCAAAGACAGAGTGGATCCAGAAGGTTGTTGTTGGTGATCCAGGTTActgggacagacagacacagattcTGCAGGGTAACAAGGAGATCTTTAAAATCAATGTGGATATATTAATGCTGCGTTTCAATCAGAGTGGAGGTCAGtataaatacacactcacagctacaaTATCACTACAAGAGAGCGATGtataaaatacttttatttactAATATGAATTCATTAATCCTGGTAACAAAACTACCTTTTAGGTCCTGCAATTACACTATTATCTCATATTCATCATACATGATCCATTTACTGTTTCATTTACTTGCATTTTCCATGAAATGAGTCTACAAACATGAGAAAATGTAATCTGAAATCTAAAAAATTAATGTATGTAAAAAATCTTGTTTGTGCCTTCAGGCATTCACACAGTACAGCTGATGTACGGCTGTCAGCTGACTGATGATGGAAGTACGTACGGATACATGCAGTTCGGTTATGATGGAGAAGACTTCCTCAGTCTGGATCTGTACACTCTCACATGGATTGCTCCTAAACCCCAGTCTGTTATCACCAAATACAAGTGGGATGCTAATGTTGATTTTACTAGGGCCAGAAAAAAATACCTGGAGAACATCTGTATTGAGTGGTTACAG includes:
- the LOC136677546 gene encoding class I histocompatibility antigen, F10 alpha chain-like, whose protein sequence is MKFILFLTLGVQLASAVSHSLQYFYTAVTPGIHFPEFTCVGMVDEEQFVYYDSNIMKMIPKTEWIQKVVVGDPGYWDRQTQILQGNKEIFKINVDILMLRFNQSGGIHTVQLMYGCQLTDDGSTYGYMQFGYDGEDFLSLDLYTLTWIAPKPQSVITKYKWDANVDFTRARKKYLENICIEWLQKYVEHGRSTLERKVPPEVDLFQKDYSSPVVCHATGFFPKEVIISWQKNGEDLHEDVELGETLVNEDGTFQKKSLLTVSSEELKRDQYSCIIYHVGLEKEKVLMVSNRRLLTDDKTDETLFNKVISLLGFFFTG